The following DNA comes from Occultella kanbiaonis.
GACCACATCGACGTGACCCTGCTGGCCGATGGTGGCCTTCGGGTCCGTGACAACGGCCGCGGCATCCCGGTGGACGTGGTCGCGTCCGAGGGCAAGCCGGCCGTCGAGGTGGTGCTCACGGTCCTGCACGCCGGCGGGAAGTTCGGCGGCGGCGGGTACGCCGTCTCCGGTGGCCTCCACGGCGTCGGTGTCTCCGTGGTGAACGCGCTGTCACGCCGCCTCGAGGTGGAGGTGCGGCTCCAGGGCAGCGTGTGGCGGCAGAGCTACGCCGACGGCGTCCCGATGGCCCCGCTCTCCCGCGAGGAGGACACGGACGAGACCGGCACCACGGTGACGTTCTGGCCGAATGCCGACATCTTCGAGACGACCGTCTTCGACTACGAGACGCTACGGGCCCGGTTCCAGCAGTACGCGTTCCTGAACAAGGGCCTTGGCATCTCGCTGACCGACGAGCGGGTCATCGCCGAGGACACCGACGACGAGGTCGCCGGCCCCGAGGTCGCGAGGGCGGAGCCGATCGGGGAGCACTCGCGGTCGGTCACCTACCGCTACGACGGTGGTCTGGTCGACTATGTGAAGCACCTCAACGCCGCCAAGCGCGCCGAGATGGTCCACCCGGAGATCATCGACTTCGAGTCCGAGGACACCGAGCGCAAGATCTCCCTCGAGATCGCGATGCAGTGGACCGGCGCGTACTCCGAGAGCGTGCACACCTACGCGAACACGATCAACACGTCCGAGGGCGGCACCCACGAGGAGGGCTTCCGGTCGGCGTTGACCACGCTGATCAACCGGTACGCCCGCGAGAAGAACCTGCTCAAGGAGAAGGACGAGAACCTCACCGGGGAGGACATCCGCGAAGGGCTCACCGCCGTCATCTCCATCAAGCTCGGTGAGCCGCAGTTCGAGGGCCAGACGAAGACGAAGCTCGGCAACACCGAGGCGCGCACGTTCACCCAGAAGGTTGTGTTCGACCAGCTCGGCGGCTGGCTCGAGTCGCACCCGGCGGAGGCCCGGGACGTGATCCGCAAGTCCATCCAGGCCTCCGCGGCCAGGATGGCGGCCCGCAAGGCCCGTGAGGCGACCCGCCGCAAGGGCCTGCTCGAGGGTGGTGGCATGCCCGGCAAGCTGCGCGACTGCTCCAGCCGGGACGCCTCGATCTCCGAGGTGTTCATCGTCGAGGGGGACTCGGCCGGCGGCTCGGCCGTGCAGGGTCGCAACCCCGAGACGCAGGCGATCCTGCCGATCCGCGGGAAGATCCTGAACGTCGAGAAGGCGCGGATCGACAAGGCCCTCGCGAACATGGAGGTGCAGGCGCTGATCACGGCGTTCGGCACCGGATTCGGCGAGGACTTCGACATCACGAAGCTGCGCTATCACAAGATCGTGCTGATGGCCGACGCGGACGTCGACGGCCAGCACATCGCCACGCTGCTCCTGACGCTCCTTTTCCGGTACATGCGCCCGCTCATCGAGCGTGGCCACGTGTATCTCGCGATGCCGCCGCTGTACCGGCTGAAGTGGACGAACGCGCCGCACCAGTACGTGTACTCGGACCGTGAGCGCGACGCGTTCGTGGCCGAAGGGCTGGCGAAGAACCACCGACTGCCCAAGGACGGCGGTATCCAGCGGTACAAGGGTCTCGGCGAGATGGACTACCGGGAACTGTGGGAGACCACGATGGACCCGGCCACCCGCACCCTGCGTCAAGTCACCATCGGTGAGGCGGCGGGAGCCGACGAGATCTTCTCCATCCTGATGGGCGAGGACGTCGAATCACGCCGGTCCTTCATCCAGCGCAATGCCCGCGACGTGCGCTTCCTGGACGTCTGAGTAAGGAATCGAACACGTGAGCGAACAGCCACCCATGCCCCCGACCGGCCCCAGCGACGACGACCAGCCCGTCGACGCCGTCGTCACCCACGACCGCATCGAGCAGGTCGACCTCCAGCTCGAGATGCAACGGTCCTACCTCGACTACGCCATGAGCGTGATCGTCGGCCGTGCCCTGCCGGAGGTCCGCGACGGCCTCAAGCCGGTGCACCGGCGCATCATCTACGCGATGTTCGACGGCGGGTACCGCCCCGACTCGGCATTCTCCAAGTGCTCGCGCGTGGTCGGCGACGTGATGGGCCAGTTCCACCCGCACGGCGACACCGCGATCTATGACGCGATGGTCCGCCTGGTGCAGCCGTGGTCGTTGCGCTACCCGCTCATCAACGGGCAGGGCAACTTCGGATCCCCGGGCAACGACCCGGCCGCCGCGCCGCGGTACACCGAGTGCAAGATGGCACCGCTGGCCATGGAGATGGTCCGTGACATCGAGAAGGACACGGTCGACTTCGGGGACAACTACGACGGCCGCACCCGAGAGCCGCTCGTGCTCCCGGCGCGATTCCCGAACCTGCTCGTCAACGGCTCCTCCGGGATCGCCGTCGGGATGGCCACGAACATCCCCTCGCACAACCTCCGCGAGGTCGCAGAGGGCGTGCGGTGGCTC
Coding sequences within:
- the gyrB gene encoding DNA topoisomerase (ATP-hydrolyzing) subunit B, with translation MADDKTEPATEAQTSGPTSYDASNITVLEGLEAVRKRPGMYIGSTGERGLHHLVYEVVDNSVDEALAGYCDHIDVTLLADGGLRVRDNGRGIPVDVVASEGKPAVEVVLTVLHAGGKFGGGGYAVSGGLHGVGVSVVNALSRRLEVEVRLQGSVWRQSYADGVPMAPLSREEDTDETGTTVTFWPNADIFETTVFDYETLRARFQQYAFLNKGLGISLTDERVIAEDTDDEVAGPEVARAEPIGEHSRSVTYRYDGGLVDYVKHLNAAKRAEMVHPEIIDFESEDTERKISLEIAMQWTGAYSESVHTYANTINTSEGGTHEEGFRSALTTLINRYAREKNLLKEKDENLTGEDIREGLTAVISIKLGEPQFEGQTKTKLGNTEARTFTQKVVFDQLGGWLESHPAEARDVIRKSIQASAARMAARKAREATRRKGLLEGGGMPGKLRDCSSRDASISEVFIVEGDSAGGSAVQGRNPETQAILPIRGKILNVEKARIDKALANMEVQALITAFGTGFGEDFDITKLRYHKIVLMADADVDGQHIATLLLTLLFRYMRPLIERGHVYLAMPPLYRLKWTNAPHQYVYSDRERDAFVAEGLAKNHRLPKDGGIQRYKGLGEMDYRELWETTMDPATRTLRQVTIGEAAGADEIFSILMGEDVESRRSFIQRNARDVRFLDV